Within Alcaligenes sp. SDU_A2, the genomic segment GCGGAGCGCTGTCTGCCCATAATCCGTGGCTGCGAGGGTCCTGGTTCATGGCCGCTCCTTCCATGCCCAGCCAGATGGGCCGATGCCCACAGTGTAGCGCCAGACAGCTGGCCTGCACGCCACGGCAAACGCCTGTGCGCTTATGCACAGGCTAGGGTTTTCGATAGGCCCTTTTGAGCTTAGCGATGAAATAATTTACCGGATCAGGCACATGCCGTGAGCAGGCAGCCGCACGCTGCCCTCGCGCATCGGCCCAGCCTGTCTCGCTGATAGCCAGGAGCCCGTCATGCCATCCCTGAACTGCCCGTCCTTGGCCCACGCCTGCCATGCCTTGCTGCGACAGTTAGGCGTGCCGGAAACCGAACACCAAGAATTCGACGGCACGCCCGTGCATACCCCCATCGACGGCACGGTCATCGGACACGTCCGGCCCTTGTCCGTGGGTCAAATCCCTGTCCTTATAGAGCGTGCCCACGATGCCAGCCTGCAATGGCGCGATGTGCCTGCTCCCCAGCGCGGAGAACTGATCCGTCTATTTGGCCAGGAACTGCGCGCTCATAAAGAAGCGCTGGCTTCACTGGTTACCCTGGAAACGGGCAAGATACTTGCCGAAGGCCAAGGCGAAGTCCAGGAGATGATAGACATCTGCGACTTTGCCGTCGGGCTCTCCCGCCAACTCCACGGCCTGACCATCGCCAGTGAGCGCCCCGGCCACCGCATGATGGAAACCTGGCATCCGCTGGGTATCGTGGGTGTCATTACCGCCTTCAACTTCCCGGTGGCCGTCTGGTCCTGGAATGCCGCCTTGGCGCTGGTGGCCGGCAATGCCGTAATCTGGAAACCATCGGAAAAAACACCACTGACAGCACTGGCGACCCAAGCCCTGTTCGAGCGCGCGCTTGAACATTTTGCGAAAGCGCCCCCCTATTTAAATCAGCTTGCATTGGGCGACCATCGGGTGGGAGCCGCGCTTGCCGATAGCCATAAGATTGCATTGGTCTCGGCCACCGGCAGCACCCGCATGGGCCGCGATATCGGGCCACGCGTGGCGCAACGCTTTGGCCGCGTGCTTCTGGAACTGGGCGGCAACAACGCCGTTATCGTGACTCCCAGCGCGGACCTGGATCTGGCCTTGCGCGCCATTGTCTTTGCTGCCGTGGGCACGGCCGGCCAGCGCTGCACCACGACCCGCCGCCTGATCGTGCATGACAGCATCCAAGATCGCTTGCTGCCCCGACTGCAGGCCGCCTACGGCAAGCTGCGCATCGGCAATCCGCTGGAGCCACAAACCTTGGTGGGCCCTTTGATCGATAAAGCAGGTTTTGACGCGTTCCAGGCCAGTCTGGTCCAGGCCAGAGATCAGGGCGGACGACTATTAGGTGGCACGCGCATCAACATCCCACAAGCGCCAGGCGGTTACTATGTACACCCGGCCATTGCGCACATGCACGCCCAGACCGACATCGTGCGTCAGGAAACATTCGGCCCTCTGCTCTATGTGCTCACCTACCATGATCTGGACGAGGCGATCGCGCTGCAGAACGATGTGCCCCAAGGCTTATCGTCGGCAATATTCACGACCGACATGCGGGAAGCGGAACGCTTTCTGTCGTCCAGCGGATCGGACTGCGGTATCGCCAATGTGAACATCGGCACCTCGGGAGCGGAAATCGGTGGTGCCTTCGGGGGCGAAAAGGAAACAGGCGGGGGGCGCGAATCAGGCTCGGACGCCTGGAAAGCCTATATGCGCCGCGCCACCAATACGATCAACTACTCGCACGAACTGCCCCTGGCGCAAGGCATCAGGTTCGAGATATAGGCATGCCTTGCATCGAACTTCAAGAGCATGCGGTGGGCGATCTTCGTTGCGACCGGCTTCAGGCAAGGTGCTGACGTCGCTGTTCATACAGGCATAAAGCGGTGGCAATCGCTACGTTAAGCGATTCCACACCGGGAGCCTGGGGGATGAACAGACGTTGGGTGGCCAATGCAGCCAGCGCGGGGCTGACGCCCTGCCCTTCGTTACCGAACACCCACACGCCTTTGTCCGGCAAGTTCGTGTCGTACAGATCGGTAGCCCCTTGCCCCAGCGACGTCACCAGCACAGGCAAGCCTGACGTGGACAAAAGCTGCACCCCATCGACCTGCTCGTGCAACTGAATGGAAAAGTGCGCGCCCTGGGCGCTGCGCAGCACCTTCTGGGACCAGACGCTGGCGCACCCTGGCGTCAAATAGACGGCCTCCAGCCCCACGGCGACAGCCGTGCGCAAGACTGTGCCCACATTGCCGGGGTCCTGTACCTGATCCAGCAACACCGCCCGCATGCGTGGCGGCGTCCAGGCGGCGGCGCGCGGCACGCGCACGACAAACCCCACGCCTTGCCCTTGCCCCACTTGCGACACGCCGTTCATCAACGCCGCGCTGAAGGTGACGCAGACACGGCCCGGCAAAAAGCGGGACAGCTCCAGTAGTTCGTCCGTGTGGCGGTCCATCTCAAACACCGCCAATTCCGGCAGTCCTCGATGCTCCAGCCACATCTGGCACAGGTGCACCCCTTCCAGCCACACCAGTTGACCGTCTCCAGCCGGCTCCCGCTTATCATGCGCCAGACGCTGAACGCGCTTGAAGAGCGCGTTGTCCTTGGATTCAATCAAGCGCATGGGAAGTACCTAACAGGATTTGGCGTACTGGAGCAAAACTGCGGCGATGCGCCTCGCACGCGCCGTGCTCGGCCAGGCGCTGCAGATGCAAAGCGGTTCCGTAGCCTTTGTGTTGATCAAAACCGTATTCGGGGAAACGGGCGTGTAAATCCATGCAATACGCATCGCGGGCCGTCTTGGCCAAAATAGATGCCGCCGAGATGGCAGGCTGCGTGGCATCGCCCTTGACCAAGGCAATGGCCGGACAGCAGAGTCCGCCCGGCACTCGATTGCCATCGACCAGTGCCTGAACCGGCTGGATCGCCAGTGCATTGCAGGCGCGCTGCATGGCCAGCATGGCGGCCTGCAAAATATTGATGTCGTCGATTTCCGCGACGCTGGCGCTGGCGATCTCCCAGGCCAGCGCCTGTTCTTTGATCTGCCCGGCCAACGCTTCCCGGCGTCGCGCCGTCAGCTTCTTGGAATCATTCAGGCCGGCAATAGGACGGGCCGGGTCCAGAATAACGGCTGCTGCAAAGACGGGGCCGGCCAAAGGGCCGCGGCCGGCTTCGTCAAGACCGGCAATCAAGCCAACGACGGTCTGGCTCTGAAAAAGATCAGCTTGCATGCCGCCCCGCCAGATCCAGAATGACCTTCGCGGCCAGAGCCGGCGTATCGCGGCGCAGTTGTTCGTGCATCCGTGTGAACGTCGCCTCGATACGCGTGACATAGTCTTGGTCGGTCAAGGCCTTCCAGCATTCGCGGGCCAGCTTTTCCGGCTCGGCATCCTGCTGAAGCAACTCGGGCACCACAAAGTCGCGGGCCAGCACATTAGGCAAGCCCACCCACGGCACATACGGTCTGTCCTGCCCGGACTTCCAGCGTATGATGCGCTCCATCATGGGCGTCAACACATAGGAAATCACCATAGGGCGCTTGTACAACGCTGTTTCCAGACTGGCCGTGCCGCTGGCCACCAGCACGGCATCGCTGGCTTCCATGACGCTCCAGGCCGCCGGGCGCACGATACCTTGCGCATCGGGGCTGCGTATGCCGGGCGTATCGCCATCCACCAGGTGCAGATTACGCACCGGGCACTGGGCCAGCGCCTGTTCGAACTCC encodes:
- the amaB gene encoding L-piperidine-6-carboxylate dehydrogenase produces the protein MPSLNCPSLAHACHALLRQLGVPETEHQEFDGTPVHTPIDGTVIGHVRPLSVGQIPVLIERAHDASLQWRDVPAPQRGELIRLFGQELRAHKEALASLVTLETGKILAEGQGEVQEMIDICDFAVGLSRQLHGLTIASERPGHRMMETWHPLGIVGVITAFNFPVAVWSWNAALALVAGNAVIWKPSEKTPLTALATQALFERALEHFAKAPPYLNQLALGDHRVGAALADSHKIALVSATGSTRMGRDIGPRVAQRFGRVLLELGGNNAVIVTPSADLDLALRAIVFAAVGTAGQRCTTTRRLIVHDSIQDRLLPRLQAAYGKLRIGNPLEPQTLVGPLIDKAGFDAFQASLVQARDQGGRLLGGTRINIPQAPGGYYVHPAIAHMHAQTDIVRQETFGPLLYVLTYHDLDEAIALQNDVPQGLSSAIFTTDMREAERFLSSSGSDCGIANVNIGTSGAEIGGAFGGEKETGGGRESGSDAWKAYMRRATNTINYSHELPLAQGIRFEI
- a CDS encoding TrmH family RNA methyltransferase; amino-acid sequence: MRLIESKDNALFKRVQRLAHDKREPAGDGQLVWLEGVHLCQMWLEHRGLPELAVFEMDRHTDELLELSRFLPGRVCVTFSAALMNGVSQVGQGQGVGFVVRVPRAAAWTPPRMRAVLLDQVQDPGNVGTVLRTAVAVGLEAVYLTPGCASVWSQKVLRSAQGAHFSIQLHEQVDGVQLLSTSGLPVLVTSLGQGATDLYDTNLPDKGVWVFGNEGQGVSPALAALATQRLFIPQAPGVESLNVAIATALCLYEQRRQHLA
- the rnhB gene encoding ribonuclease HII; amino-acid sequence: MQADLFQSQTVVGLIAGLDEAGRGPLAGPVFAAAVILDPARPIAGLNDSKKLTARRREALAGQIKEQALAWEIASASVAEIDDINILQAAMLAMQRACNALAIQPVQALVDGNRVPGGLCCPAIALVKGDATQPAISAASILAKTARDAYCMDLHARFPEYGFDQHKGYGTALHLQRLAEHGACEAHRRSFAPVRQILLGTSHALD